The genomic segment CTTTTGCCCCGCCATTCTGGCAACGTCATCCACCGGCAGACCGTTCTGGCGGGCCACCTGACGGTAGCTTTCCGCCCGCGCCTGATTGATACGCGCCACCAGCGCCGTGGTGTCGGCGTCCTGCGTGACCGGCGCGAGATAGCCAGTCAGCGTTTCGCCGACGCGCCCGGCAGCGCGGGCTTCCTCAAGCGTCAGCGCGAAACTGGCCGGGCTTGCCAGCAGCAGCGTCAGGGTTAAGACGAGCAGGTTTCTCATCGTCGCGCCTCCTCAGAAAAGATCGCTGCGGCTTTGCAGCAACGCTTCGACGTCTTTATCCACTTTGATATGGATATCGTGCTCAATTTTCACGTTCATATTAATCGTGATGGGCTCTTTCGGTGCCGCCACCTCGATGCGCGGCGTGCAGCCGCAAAGCAGCGTGGCGGTGATGCCGCAAAGCAGCATAAACAGCGGTTTCATGGTTGTTCCTCGCAGGTCTTCCCTGACGTTGCCGTGCAGCGTGCGGCGGGTAGCGCTGCGTGTTGCTCAAGCCAGGACTGTAAATTGTCGCCAAAACGTAAACTACGCCAGAGCGTAAAAAGGTTTTCCTGATGTTGATAGTTAAGCCGCACGCCGCTGGTTTTACCCTCCACATGGCTTTCGCCCTGGAATTCCGAGCGCATCCGCAGCACGCCGAGATTATCAACATCAAGCCGCGTCCATGAGCGTGAAATCTCCATATAGCGCAGCCAGTTCACCGCCGCCGCGGCTGCAGCGTTATCGCGCGCCATCGCGTCGGCCATCTCTTTATCCACACGCAGCGTCAGCGGGCCGGGGCTGGTAAGCCAGCCGTCATGAACTATCCACTGCGGATGGTTAAGCCACAGCGGCAGCGCGCCGTTAATCGCACCCGACAGCGCCACTTGTTTCACATTGGTGGCGGTGATGAGTTCGCTCGACGAGATATGTTCAAGGCGCAGCAGCGCGGGCGTGTGCTGCGGCATGCGGAGCTGTTGCATCCGGATTTTACCGCCGAGAAGTGACGCGCTGACATCGCTTAACACCAGCGGACGCGCTTCACTCCACGGGTAACTGCCCTGTAGCGACGCCGTGATATCCCGCGCCGGCACCTGGCTTGCAATCTCTGCGATGTTAAGGCGCACCGGCCCGCGCGTGCCAAGCTGCCAGGTGGAATCGCTGAACCGGAACGGCAGCACGAAATCCACGCCATTGAACTGATTGTCTTTAGTCCAGGCGCTGCCCTGCTTCACCACGCCGTGGCCCCCCGCCTCGAAGCCCTGACCGTTGGCGGCAGAAAACGCCACCTGCGCGTAAAAATTACCGTCGCGCAGCAACAGCTTCCAGTCTGGCGGGATCAGCGGCTGGAACACCGCCAGCGGCTGCGGCGACCACCAGGCCTGCCCGCGCAGCCGTTCGCCGTCCCAGCGGCCATTAACGCGCACGGGCCCTATCGCTCCGGCGTGCAGGTCGCCTTTAAACAAAAACGCGCTCGGGTCGCGCCCGTTGATGCTGAAATTGAGCGTTGAAGGCGGCAGACTCGCACCGCTGGTAAAGCGTGTGGCACCCGCTTTAAGCGTCAGCGCGCCGTCAAGCGACGGTGACGCGCCTGCGCGTACCCAGCGCACCGGCGAACTGAGCGCCAGTTGCGGATGCGCTATCTCCATACTGCCGTACTGCCACTGGTCAAACTGCGTGGTGAGTTCGCTGAGCGTAATAACATCGTCGCGCCACTCGCCGCGCCCGCCGACAGACCAGCGCGAGCGCATCGGCACAAACGTGCCCTCGCCCCAGTAGCGCCAGCGCCACCGCCCGGCATCCGGCAGAAAATCCTCGGCACGCCCATCGAGATGCAGCAGCATGTCGCCCTGCCCGGGTTCGCTGGCGCGTGCGATGGCCTGAAGCCGTCCGTCGACGCCTTTTTCCGTCACCGTCACGCCCGCCAGCGGCCAGCGGATCTCCTCAATATTTAGCGCATCAATGATTCGCCCGCGCGAGCGCAGCAGCGCGCCCGGCTGGAAATGCAGCGCGGGTGACAGCAGCGGGCCGCGAAGCGTGGCGGGAAGCGTGGCATAAAACGCCAGCGCATCCTGTTTGGCCTCGCCAGTGATGCGCAGCGGCATATTGCTCTCACGCAGGCTCAGTTTACCCGGCCCGAAGGTAAGCACCGCGTTGCCCTTACCGGCATTGCCCTGCGTAACCACGTTCATGCGCCCACTGAGGCGCGCCGCTTCAATGCCGCCGCGCCAGTTCTCCACGCGCACCGCCACGCGGCCACTTAACGGAAAGCCCTGATACGGCCAGTGCCAGCGTCCGTCGCTGAAGGCGAAAGCGTCATGCCCCGCCTGCCAGGGAAGATCCAGCAGCGGATCGGGGTCATCTTCAGCAAAGACCAGCAGTTGCCCTTCTCCGCCACGCCACGCCAGCTCTGCGCGGGCGTGATACGGTGCCTGCGGCAGGGAAAACTGCGCCTGCGCCTCGCCTTTTGTGGGAATGCCGTCTGGCATCAGCGCGAGCGTGAAATCGCCCAGCAGCGTGACCGGCGGCTGGCCGTCAAAAGCATGAACACGTAATCGTTCAACCTTCAGCGCCTGGCCTACCAGCCGCGCTTTGATATCAATATTGTTACCGCTGAATGTCACCACCTGCGCCTGCGAGCTTAAGTTCGCCTTGAGCGCGCCGACATAATCCGGCAGAGAGGCAAGCGTGAGCCGTGCGATATCGACCTCACTTTGCGGCAACATTGCCTGCCACTGGGCCAGCGTGCGCGGCGCACCGGGCGCGGGGTCGTCGGGAATGGCGCTCAAGCAATCCGTGTTGAGCGAGAGTGCGTCAAGATGCAGCCGCCAGCGCGACGGATGGCTTAACACCACGTTTTGCGCATAGGCAAGTTCACAATTCCCCGCGAAATAGCGCAGATCCGGCAGCACTATCGCAGAGCGGGTCAGGCGTGGACGCGCTTCAAGCGCAATGCGCGTGCCTTTTGGCAGCCAGATACCGGCGAGCGTCGGCAACCAGTAGCCTGCGGTTAACAGCAGCGCCAGCGGGAGCAGCACAACCAGAAGTAATAAAGCGATGACGGCTCTGTATTTACCCTTCATGGGCCGTTAATATCCTGATTCAGCGAGAAATTATGCCGAAGAAAGCCAGTATTGTGACAGTTTTGGCAGGCCAGGTGAAGCCAGGGCGGCTCTGAAAGCATAGTTGACCTAGAATTAGAGGTAAGCGACTGTTCAACAATTAATTTTTAAACTTTGTAAGATAATTTTAACTATGCTAACGTGATCACAGAAAATCACTGGAGAAAGTCTTATGAAACTGGCGGTTTATAGCACAAAGCAGTACGACAAAAAGTATTTGCAGCATGTTAACCAGGAATATGGCTTCGAACTTGAATTTTATGACTTCCTGTTAACCCAGCGTACAGCGAAAACCGCGATTCAGTGCGAGGGCGTCTGCATTTTCGTGAATGACGACGGCAGCCGTCCGGTGCTGGAAGAGCTGAAAAAACACGGCGTGAAATTTATCGCGCTACGCTGCGCGGGCTTTAACAATGTCGATCTTGATGCGGCGAAAGATCTCGGACTCAAGGTGGTGCGCGTCCCGGCTTACTCTCCGGAAGCCGTGGCGGAACACGCGGTGGGCATGATGATGTGCCTGAACCGCCGCATTCACCGCGCGTACCAGCGCACCCGTGATGCCAACTTTAACCTCGAAGGGCTGACGGGTTTTACCATGTACGGCAAAACGGCGGGTGTTATCGGCACCGGTAAAATCGGCGTCGCGGCGCTGCGCATCCTGAAAGGCTTCGGTATGCGTCTGCTGGCATTTGACCCTTATCCGAGCGCCGCCGCGCTGGAAATTGGCGTGGAATATGTCGATCTGCCGACGCTGCTTTCACAGTCTGACGTCATCAGCCTGCACTGCCCGCTGACGCCGGAAAACTATCACCTGCTAAATCAGAACGCCTTCGAACAGATGAAAGACGGCGTGATGATCATTAATACCAGCCGCGGCGCCCTGATTGACTCTCAGGCGGCGATTGACGCGCTTAAACGCCAGAAAATCGGCGCCCTCGGTATGGACGTCTATGAGAACGAACGCGATCTGTTCTTTGAAGATAAATCCAACGATGTGATTCAGGATGACGTGTTCCGCCGTCTCTCCGCCTGCCACAACGTGCTCTTTACCGGCCATCAGGCATTTCTGACGGAAGAAGCATTAATCAGCATCTCTGAAACCACGCTTGAAAACCTGCGCCAGCTTGAGCGCGGCGAAACCTGCCCTAACGAAGTCGTGTGATCCAGACCGGCGCGCCCTCTGGCGCGTCGCGTCCTTGACCTCAGGGAGACACCCATGAAAAAAATCCTGATGACATTCCTGGCAGGCATGCTGCTTGCGGGCTGCAACAGCGTTTCTACCGCCTCGCACGTCACTGCGCAGACGCTGCAACATCACCGTTACGTCCTGCAAACCGTTAATGGCGCGCCGCTTGACGCGACACGCCGCGTGCCGGAGTTAAGCTTTGGCGAGCACATGCATGTATCAGGCAGTATGTGTAACCGCTTTATGGGCCAGGGCGAACTGAATGGCGATACGCTGCAGGTGAACGGGCTGGCGTCAACACGGATGCTGTGCGCTGAGCAACAGCTTAATGAGCTGGATAAACTGATAAATGAGATGTTAAGCCAGGGCGCGACGGTGAGCGTGGAGAAACAACAACTCACCCTGAAGTACCGCCAGTTCAGTCTGGTCTATAAACTGGCGGATCTGATGTAGCAAATCAGTACGCGGCGCAGGCACCGGTGGCGAGCGCCGCTTCGCTGCAACGTTTGCCGTTGGGCAGCGCGCACATGCCGGTCGTGGAGCCATCAAGCTGACGCGCGACCGACAGCGAGCCTCCAACCATCGCGCAGTTCGCCTGACCTGCGTTCGA from the Cronobacter condimenti 1330 genome contains:
- a CDS encoding YdbL family protein, yielding MRNLLVLTLTLLLASPASFALTLEEARAAGRVGETLTGYLAPVTQDADTTALVARINQARAESYRQVARQNGLPVDDVARMAGQKLVTRSKPGEYVRGINGQWMKK
- a CDS encoding YnbE family lipoprotein, whose product is MKPLFMLLCGITATLLCGCTPRIEVAAPKEPITINMNVKIEHDIHIKVDKDVEALLQSRSDLF
- a CDS encoding YdbH family protein, coding for MKGKYRAVIALLLLVVLLPLALLLTAGYWLPTLAGIWLPKGTRIALEARPRLTRSAIVLPDLRYFAGNCELAYAQNVVLSHPSRWRLHLDALSLNTDCLSAIPDDPAPGAPRTLAQWQAMLPQSEVDIARLTLASLPDYVGALKANLSSQAQVVTFSGNNIDIKARLVGQALKVERLRVHAFDGQPPVTLLGDFTLALMPDGIPTKGEAQAQFSLPQAPYHARAELAWRGGEGQLLVFAEDDPDPLLDLPWQAGHDAFAFSDGRWHWPYQGFPLSGRVAVRVENWRGGIEAARLSGRMNVVTQGNAGKGNAVLTFGPGKLSLRESNMPLRITGEAKQDALAFYATLPATLRGPLLSPALHFQPGALLRSRGRIIDALNIEEIRWPLAGVTVTEKGVDGRLQAIARASEPGQGDMLLHLDGRAEDFLPDAGRWRWRYWGEGTFVPMRSRWSVGGRGEWRDDVITLSELTTQFDQWQYGSMEIAHPQLALSSPVRWVRAGASPSLDGALTLKAGATRFTSGASLPPSTLNFSINGRDPSAFLFKGDLHAGAIGPVRVNGRWDGERLRGQAWWSPQPLAVFQPLIPPDWKLLLRDGNFYAQVAFSAANGQGFEAGGHGVVKQGSAWTKDNQFNGVDFVLPFRFSDSTWQLGTRGPVRLNIAEIASQVPARDITASLQGSYPWSEARPLVLSDVSASLLGGKIRMQQLRMPQHTPALLRLEHISSSELITATNVKQVALSGAINGALPLWLNHPQWIVHDGWLTSPGPLTLRVDKEMADAMARDNAAAAAAVNWLRYMEISRSWTRLDVDNLGVLRMRSEFQGESHVEGKTSGVRLNYQHQENLFTLWRSLRFGDNLQSWLEQHAALPAARCTATSGKTCEEQP
- a CDS encoding 2-hydroxyacid dehydrogenase, whose protein sequence is MKLAVYSTKQYDKKYLQHVNQEYGFELEFYDFLLTQRTAKTAIQCEGVCIFVNDDGSRPVLEELKKHGVKFIALRCAGFNNVDLDAAKDLGLKVVRVPAYSPEAVAEHAVGMMMCLNRRIHRAYQRTRDANFNLEGLTGFTMYGKTAGVIGTGKIGVAALRILKGFGMRLLAFDPYPSAAALEIGVEYVDLPTLLSQSDVISLHCPLTPENYHLLNQNAFEQMKDGVMIINTSRGALIDSQAAIDALKRQKIGALGMDVYENERDLFFEDKSNDVIQDDVFRRLSACHNVLFTGHQAFLTEEALISISETTLENLRQLERGETCPNEVV
- the hslJ gene encoding heat shock protein HslJ, which encodes MKKILMTFLAGMLLAGCNSVSTASHVTAQTLQHHRYVLQTVNGAPLDATRRVPELSFGEHMHVSGSMCNRFMGQGELNGDTLQVNGLASTRMLCAEQQLNELDKLINEMLSQGATVSVEKQQLTLKYRQFSLVYKLADLM
- a CDS encoding putative hemolysin, producing MRAAFWVGCAALMLSACSSEPVQQATAAHVPPGMRAAMSNAGQANCAMVGGSLSVARQLDGSTTGMCALPNGKRCSEAALATGACAAY